The nucleotide sequence ttcaaactgtatttgtagagcgtttttcaacatttaattCATTCCTAATGTGCTAACTGTTTTCCTTCATgttgtttctttcttgtttcCAGAAAGTgagacttaaaaataaaaatggtccCAATCAAAATAAAGCATCAAATGCATAAACGTGTGTCCTAAAAGGCAAcatcaaacaaaacattaacCACATATATGCTGCAAATGATGAAGAATGTCGTTTTGACTGTCATGGCCCAAAGTAGATGTATTCTCTGACTGATCCACTAGAGGGAACAAACTATTAGCTCTTCCACTAATCTCCAATTCTTCCTCAGTCCAGCTCCCACTCTAACTGGAGCTCCACGCTGGAGTGACTCATCTttggaagtttttcttttgtcctggAGGATTTTGGCAGCATCTGCTtacagttttatttgatttttttttttttttttggtgtttaaagatgttacagtctggatgttcagCAAATATTTGGTCCGGTTTTTAATACAACTTTTCGTATAAATCAGAAACAACAACCTGTTTTTTTATGCCTGACATTTATGCAAATGTGTTTGGGTGGATGAATGTCCTTCCTCTTCACAGAGAATCAGAATGTCATGACAACGATGTCTTTTGTAAAACTTTTATACGCTGTAAGCTAGTTGACTCGTCTTGGTTCTACACCTTTCCAAGCTCTCCTCAAAATCAGCACAGAGGAGAATAGTTTGCCTCTTTAGGAGCTGGGaactagaaataaggaaattatcaTTGAATTGAGTCCAAATCTATTTGCTCCGACctcttgacaatagaaaaatatGACTCAAAAACTCAAATTGCTTGATTCAAGAAAagctttattctattttattcacattttcaaGAGCGGatcttgtatttattttctgaagGTGATGACATCTCATCACCTGTCATTTTTGGATCCATTTTAAGGATGTTATAACAAGTTAGACTGGCATTCATTGCCAATattttagaaacaaacaaaaatgagatTGATGTTTTAAGAATGCGTGCTAgatttagattttatgaggatttaatAAGATGGGTGAACTTGTACTAAGATCCTAATCTTATTTAGttctaaaatgaatcatttccacttaggcctgcacaataaatcgaaAATTTCtggttatcgcgacatcaagctgtacaacatgcatatcgcaaaagagggcagaaattgcaataaatggttaccttatatgctctaaaacaatcttatggccgTTTggagtatttaacaaatcaaatatatCCTTTTATgcgtttgaccaatcggatggagcccctCACGTTGTTGGCTgtgaaactgttgcagtgaaatggtaatgatgtttttggtcgtTTTGCCATTTGTTCTTAAACCGCAAGTTACATCGTCAGAtttgtcatcgcaatattgatcactaatatcgtgagttttcctcattttgtgcagccttttttccaCTTATAACACTAGCTTTTGTCACTGTAATTAAAATGAACCACAATTCAGTacataaaactcaaaaatgcaaacCATTTACGTAGAACTAGCAAAGAATATGTATCCATTCCTGTTTTTAGACTCATTGTTATTGCAGTGTGGAGGCTGATCTTCCTATTGGATCACAAATGAGCTGCCATCCTTCATGGGAATCCCGCTTCCCCAGATTCTGCCCCCCCATGGCAACGCTCaccttttgggttttctttccttcaaatcacctttttctttgcaatagagggaaaggaaggaaagggATGCGGCGAAGTGAGCGAAGGTTTTTCGCACAGACAAACTAATTATTCTGTGTTATCCTGCAAACTCAACATATAAATCTGCCACAGCTGGCTCCTGGATTATGGGCTGACATTTTGTTCTCACTCTGATGTTCTGTCATTAATCAGTTAGCACAGaggcatgaacacacacacacacacacacacacacaaactaacaCACACGGAGTGGATCGGTAGGCCCTGCAGCCTCGGCACTAGCAGATATTTATAGAAAGACCAGCTTTCTCTCATGTTTTCCCACTGATCTTATTCAGGAAAGACGGCTACACTCtctcacacacatgtacacacatgtacacacatgcacacaccatgTCAGATCAAGGGCAAACGTGCAAACAGTTTCGGTGCCAAACACAAACGTCTGGGTATCTCTGGGTTTCCATGTGTGTCCATAAAAAGCCTCTCACGCCTGAAGATGATGAGACCAGCAGTTTATAGCTTTGTGTAAACACACTGTACACACACCCAGTGGCACACATGTGGACAAATATACATACAAGCATGCCGGCATCTCATCACGCCTGAAAACAGACTCTTCTGCTTCTGGCACTGCAAAGCAGTGGCTTGTTTGGAGCAGAGGAGACCCATCGTTGTCTAACGGTATGACTTGCAACCATCACACGGTTAATCAGCAGGACTTATATGTCACAAGGTTTGGGTCTGTGGGGGACACTGAGCATGTCCGTAAtgactgaccaatcagggactttgaAGATGCAACGCAGAAATAAAGTTGGATAAAGTTGAGGAGGAGCTGCTGTGTCTGTGAATGCAGGTCAGTGCAGAGCCAAGAACCGGACTGTAGCACAAACAGCGGCGTTCAGTGGGTATAAAAACTGTCTGCTACTGTATCTGTGGTCTGACCCATTTCATCTCATCAGTAAATGAGAATATTTCTCAAGCACTGCCTCTGGATTCTggtttgtcaaataaatattagtTCACACATGTTTGTTGGCTTTTTCCAATCGTTAAAAACTAGTTTTCTAAGATTATTTTCAAAGCTAAGGATATATACTGTGTGTATTTGTCAGTCACTTAAATAGATAAGAGTCTGTTGTTTTCATCTATGGTACAAAGACagattctaaaaacaaaaatccagtaAAGAACACCGTaggatttttaaagttttttgtgGTAATAGTGCAGAAAATTTGGATTTAGTTTCAACAAACAATCaagaattctgttacttcttcTTGAGgaagctcttctatcctccacttGGTTTGTTGAATccatgtcacctgtttgaactggtaaTCTGTATAGACCGTCAGACTGAAACTTCTCCACCATGactaagaccaaagagctgtcaaagtaCACCAGGAACAAGACTGTTCACCCGAACAAGACTGCGACGAACCGACCTATAATAAACAAGCAGCTTGATGAGAACAGATCAACTGTTAGaacaattattagaaaatggaagaaccACAACATCACTGACAAGAACATCATACCAACTgggaagcatgggggtggaaacatcatgctttagGATTAGGATACTGATTTTTAGGCAGgattctggaggttctggagggTTCTAGTCTTCTAGCCAGTCTTTTCACTCCAATCCAACAGAGGATCTGTGGAGGGAGTTTCCAGCAACAGCCTCAAAACACCACTaaagaagatctgcatggaagaaatGGTCCCAAATACCTGCGCTGAACATCTACAGGAAACAGTTGACCTATGGCATCAGGGTTACATTacaaaggaaggaaggaagactCCAGCTCCTTCCTCAAAGCCAGATAAAACTGTTCCTTTTTCAGTACTGGCTGCAAACAATCACAATACAATGTGACAACAAATGGTTTTCATGTGACAGAGTAGGTCATCCATTCATTGTCAATCCCCACCTATTTCCTGTGCAGGGTTACAGGATTGCATGATTTTATCCCAGAAGCAGGTGCACCCTGACCGTTCACCCGTCCATCGTTCGTCACAGAGAGACAGTCGGTCCCAAACAACCACACCAACGGGCAATTCAGAGCCACTACTCaccctatgaagcatgtttttggactgtggcagGAAGCCAGAGCCAAAACCCACCCATGCCGAatgagaacacgcaaactccacacagaaataaCACAGGTGGGATTTGAACCGGGGCCTTAACCACCACACCACTGCGCAACCCACAAAAAGGATCCTTCCATGGAATCTGAATTCAAgaacaagtgaaaaaaagacTAAGGTTCTTCTtaaccaggggcctcatttataaacgttgcgtacgcacaaaagaaggcgtacgccactctctacgctatagttgatatttataaaaagcaaacttgacgggaaaatgtgcggtccttcacgcaagctctgacccaggcgtacgcacaaaaatcaaacgaaaattacaacagaaattcaaatgaacacttatttgcagaaagaaaagtgaaatatgttctgcaatattggcatgttgtgcgattcatcctcataaataatatagttaacagaacaaaataatgtacaaaactgatattcccgtcaatgtgtccgtctggcggagcagatataggtgtgggcgtgcggacggacggacagacgtactaattgtccactggggaaagttgttttcatactaaaacatttcttcataaggtacagaattatggtattcatgcatatgcctttagtttgttttatttttgataaaacaatgtatggcgcatgtctcaaccattcacaaagcaacaagaaattacatttgcgcggaacaatttcccatttccacgtggattattaccgacatctgtagcttgtcagatgtaattaaatggagggaaataaaatgccccatcacaatgcgtaatgacgcacaatggctgatcttgcgctcttagaagatgtggcaaatggaagaattcggagtgaacgcatctttagacagcaagaagacttgttggcaaacgaggacgagtggcttatgagtcggttccgacttcctcgagccgtcctgttggacctctgcgggcttttgggcccggcgttacagaggagcactcggaggaaccacgcgagtcacccggtgcatctggcgctctgGTGCCCCCCCTacacaaagttttataaatgaggccccaggtcatTATAAGTCAGCTCTTTACCATGCAGCAGGTTTGTGCACATGTTGGTCCGCCATCAAATCTCACCGGCGGGTTAGAATTGGTTTCTGCTTTCTGAACAAACTATGAAGTTGAAATTGATGAGGTTGGTGTTGGTTTCTCTTTGACATTTGGTAAACCcggttaaacaaaaacaatgtgtttCTCAAAATGAAATCCTGGACCAGTTCCAACCTGTTCTGAGATTACATGtagatttgtacattttttacttttttccagaCCAAAAAGGAAGTTTCAGATTGAGGGGACACATGTTTTCAGGACCTCTGACGCATACTGTCCACAGCTTCATCAGGGGCCCAACCAATCACTTCCTTAGagacccacttcaataaaaatggtgttttttgagtttttcatatgttcttgtagcgttttttttcatgaaggaggacataaagaaaattagattAGAATTCTTTACCAAGTACtccttttactttaaatattttaaatcaggagcagatcgAAAAAGACTTTAGTGGTAATGTCCAAACAACAATCTTCATGCCACAGGCTCCCCGCTCCgctcattctgatgcatccagttgcagacaaatagataaaTCTATGTACGGCTTTATTTTCCTTGtttcaaagtgaaaatcttAACCTCAGAAAAGcggaagacatctgtccattAATACACtttgggttaggaggagggataaagcagacagggagcagtgtgcacgtgcacatgGAGCTACATGCACGCTGCGAAAGTGAACCATGTGATTGTAAGGAGAATGAGATCctccccagccagaccaggagagagggTGAGACCCCCGGACCAGGAGTCCCCCTCACGACGGGACCCAAGCAGTCCGGAGAGGGGGGCGGgcgcccacccacccagccagttGCAGAGGAAACCCCCCTGTAGGGGCCCCCCCGGCACCAGACGGGATAGGCGAGCCCGGCGTCAggacccccaggccacaggacaggcgcgATCCACCATACCAGGTGGACACCGAGACGcgggccaaggacgaagccaggaCCCAGAGGGCCCAGGAGCAgcccaccacccagccggaGCCTCGTCTCTGCAGGCCAGCCCAAGCGCCCGACCCAAGCAGCCCAAAGATCACGAcgcaaccacagctccacccctATCTCCCCACCCAACACGTTCCTCAACCCCTCAGAGgcgaaattctaatgaactgctgttctgcaggaactatgtcctagaaaacagcacaggCTTTTGAATTAGGGCTGAAAaaagtataatcataattaaaagacctctggtggataactaaataaaatggttttcttgtatttttttacctGCTTTTGTCCGTCTCTCGCCGCTCAAATGAATTTCCCGCTGAAATCGTTTTTTCCATCACTTTAATTTCTCTTTGGTTGACAAAGCTGTTGTTGCAATACACAAATCCAACTAAATTACATATTAGTGTccatttatttacttaaaaCATGAGTATTAATTTGTGGgttaattttgtatttaatataaaaaaaaatctatcttaAAACTGCAAAACTAGAAATATCTATTTAACTTTATATGTAAGTAATCCTCACAGCTAAACATTTCTTTCTTCTGTATATAATGACCTTAAAGTCAATTTGATTGAATATGGAGTTAGTTTTTCTAATCTTCAGTTTCAGTTTTGCTCTAAATTCCGAGTGTGTCGCCCCCTCATCGTCCCGGCAGTTTTACCTCTTTTGGTGAAAGTATTGAAATGTAGTCCTCATAGATGGAACAGGCTTTTTCCTCAATGGCGCTCTTATTGGCTTCTTGCTTGAGGTCTTCGCAGGCCAGCCAGAACAGCATGTTCTCCTCGCTGTACTCCGTTCGCAGGAACTCTCGGAAAACGTTTCGACCCGCCGGGTTCCTCATCAGCTTGTCGAATGACTGAGACCACAATCGGATCTCCTCCACTGAGGGTTTGGTGCTGTCGGGAGACAAACGGAGACTTTTCTTAATCCACACAGAAGGTGTCTTTAGAAAGTTCAAGCAGATTCCACCCTGACCTCATGGTAAAGATAGTATGAGGGGAAACGTTTGTCTCtgttttccatcagtttttagGAAAAGGGCTGTCTTTAAATCAGTTTTGCTGAGTCAAGTGTCAACAGTTTCTTTTACAAAAGCAGCAGCGGGAATCAGTCTGAGGACAAAAAGCTGTTGTGGTTCCCACAAATCTGAAATCAGGCCAAACGTGTTGAAATGTGCACGCTGCAGCGAGGAATCAATGTCAGAACAGGCTCAGCTACAATCTGACCACCGCTCCTCTGCAGAGAGGGCGGGGCCGCGGGGGTCAGCAGCAGGCCGAATGTTCCCCCAGTGGCACACACTtgcatgaaatgaaaaaagcatttggGAGTGGGAGCACAGCATGGCACACTCACCAAGCTTCACAGTTTATGGGTTCCATCTTGTTATCCTGCGATATTTtcttccacctcctcctccgtttccgccgctcctcttcattccTGACGGTGAGACTGACATGATAAAAACggctttcagaaaataaaaaagatacacacacgcacaggtGTGCGCACGTGTAACCCTATTGACGTTAATGCAAGTGTGACGCACTAATGCATTAGGATTGATGGAACCAATtcaccgaaaaaaaaaaaaaaaagtgggcaTTAAGTGttctacatttaaatattttttaaagaccttAATCACTAAATAAAGTTGAACATAACTGTATTTTACAGACTTGTAATGATGATTCAGGTTGAACTATTCATAAAACACAAGAATTTAAATGCAAGGCACAACTATTTCTATGACACATGTATTAATTTTCTATCTATTGTGAGGCACATTACTGCATTTAGTTACTGGGTTAACTTTGTAATTTCAATTGTTTTAGAACAATTACGTTTAGAAATAGTTTAAAACCAATAATTTAGGAAATTGAAATGATGACGTTTAGATTAAGCTTTACCTTAAAGTACATAAAAAAgtgcaatttaaataaaatgtagtgtttttatttaagtctctgtttttctaaatgtcttACTGTGTAAACGATGGAAACTGATGTAAAGTGAGTTATTTTCCATTCAGCCAATTCTGGACTACGAGGAATTctattttgaaagtctaacattttgaacattgcATATTTGTTATCGCAACGATCATCAGAAAAGAGCCAGCTGCTGTTTAGCAGGTGAAGTACAGTGACAGAACACAAAGAGAGACAACATGATTTACACACATTAATATTTACTGTGTGAGTTTATACTGAAGCTTTATCTCCTAGAAGAAGCGAAGTGGGCAGAAGTAGAGCAAACCTAACTAACAACAATCAAAGCATTGTCCACTGAGAAGCAGCGTCACCATCCAGATGTGTGCTCCTATTTCCTGCCAAAACACTGTGAATACACAACACATGGTTGTGTTGTTTATCGCAGGACTTACGtcctaaaaataacctgcaataggtgaagtaggattacagatgtttgaaGGTTGTAAAAGCCCTTACTATGCACTTTTCTCTGacaaacatgaatattttttacacttctctgtttttatttagtccaaattaaaaattaagtccCGTATCATAGAACAAAAACCAAGGATTTGCATGGGATCCAAGGCATACCGTCATTTTTAAACTAcgaaaaatgcataataaagacgaagaagaagaaaaatcacatataagtcacactggagtataagtcgcacttttgggagaaatgtatttaacaaaatatgtGAACAACATTAGGAgtttcatcttgaaaggcaaatcattaTAACGTAATAGATAACAAtagaccctgcgacagactggcgacctgttcaggttgtcccctgcctagGACCACAAGTGACCGGGATAGAGTcctgcagccccgtgaccccgaaagggaataaatggaagaagatgaatggatgaatgacaATATTAGACTGAATATATTCATGCTTCACTACTGTGACATGATAACGCTTATTTAGCTGCATGAAACATAGTAAATTATGAGCAAATACTTAGATAACCATAGAATAAAGAAGATGCTAACACTTCAAATCATTAAATccattgaattcttcatcctctgaaAGCCCGGTATAAGACTGGGCCGTGCTTCTTTTTCTGGGTTTCTGTCAGTATTAAATAGTGATGCAGTCACCTACAGTTCCCTCTAAATAAGAGTTTACACGTGACTTTTACTCTAACAAAAATGGTATGCGAGTCCGGTAAACTGAGCACATTCTGTACAGTAGACATGGCATCAAGGAGTtggacaaggtcaacagccaattaCGGAGCAGAACACAGTTTGGTGTGTAAAAAATACCCCAAAAACACGCAAAATTGCAAAGGTGAACCGCGGTGTAGCAGGGGGCCGCTGTAAAACATATTATTCATCTAGTTGTCTTGTTTCGTCTAAAGTGCTTTTCCGGTCAGAgtagcaaaaatattttttgaagggAGTACTTCACTGGTTTGCAATGACTTGTGACTGGCTTCAAAACTCAACATTGTAAGAAAGTATAAAAATGAGAGTCACATTTCATACTGAATAAACATGCCTGGACTCTCTTTAATTTGTCTCCAATGAGTCTCATCTTGGATGCAGAAGTCACCAACCCATTGGATCTCTCAAACTTTTAGTGTTTTCTGAATTACTAATTAGAAGATAGTTGAAGGAGGTTTTGGAGTATCGCACGATGACTCTGTCGCTATTTTAATGGAGCTGTTTGTAATTAGTTAAGAGCTACACCACTAAGTGAGACAAGTCTTTTAAGCTCTGGGataataatggaaaaaaatcaataggaGAAAAACACTGTAgagtaaaaagaagaaacaacagttgattaaaaaaatctgggtaaatttaaaacattttagacaaatgtttaatgaagcaaaaacaaactttatggAAAACATGAGACCTCTTACATCTGGAAAGCTAACAAAGAGCAAGAACATCAGAGAAacagtcaaacatggtggtggtagtatgATAGTTTGGTAGCATTGGTAAAGCCTTAGGGCTCCTTAAACCACGTGCGGTTATAAATTCAGCACTCTAGTGGAGTGTGTTTCTCCATCCCTGCTGGTTTGCCTGCactgtgaaaaaaagaatgGGTTTCTCACCATGAACAGCTGCAACAGCAGCACCAGCAAAAGCAGCAGGCATTGGGCCGTTGGGAATTCTGGGTCGTTACGCCCCGCCCGCCTCCGGTCCCGCTCAGAGCTGAGGTCTCGCTGCGACCTCCCCCCATGGCCAGCTCGCCTCCCCGCTCTGCCGGGATTGGACCTGTGTACTGTGGGAGACAGGAACAAGCTTTTCAGGACCTGCGTTTCAAATCCGCTTCAACTCGTACTTTTAAGAACAATCAGTAAGACTTTGAGCAGAAAAGTTTGATCATGCAAGCCCATGACtgtgaaaaacagaaagcaCTGCAGTTTGCAATGTGTTGAAACTTCATATTAGCTTCAGCAATATAAGCAAGTAGGCATTTGAATAACTTTACAAAGTGTttcaggtacttcctgtttttgagACAACATGTCTTTCAGTTGTATGTTTCTGTTACCTGACTGTCAGAAAACAGCAAAGAGCCCGTAAAAATCTCAAAAACTTAAAACGTTCTTAAATACTGACCTGGTTTAAactgaaaactttatttgtctTTAGTCCTTTTTGCGCAAAGACAGAGTGAAAATCTCTGGAGACTTTGAAATGCTGAAAGCCAAAAGCATCATCCGTGACTTTAATCGCCAGCAAGTCTCATTTCCTGTTCACTTCCAAACTCTTCCTGTAAAGAAGGAAATTGACTTTTACAGGCAAGCTTGTTCCTAATATATCTTGTTTGTAACAGTTTAGGCtaaaatgaatacaattttaTGAAAACTGTTATAAATCAGAGCTCATTTAACTTTTTTGCGAATTTTTCCCATTTCTTGGACAAAGGAGGATTTTGTTACGGCTTTTTTGTGTAGCTTTTAGAAGTGGTGAGTGTGATCACATTGTGCAGTCTGCATGCCTTTTCAGTTCTATCAGTACATACGGGCTTGTTGGCAAATATCTGATAAGTCTTTACTTTCAGTTTCAGGTAGTTAACGCTGAGTGATTCATTCAGAGGCCGACTAAGAGAAACGCACTAATCTTTTGTGAttctcccatccatccatccatccatccatccatccatccatccatccatccatccatccacttttCTTATCCTGTTCGTGGGACATTCCAAGTCCAGTCAGCAGCTATAATCTCTCCAGTGTGTCAAAGGGCCCTTCCTGCTGTGTAACATTCCCCAAACACCTCAGCAGAAAGGAGTTCAGATAGCCTTCTTGCCAGATTCCCAAACCAGCCTGACTCTTGTGGTTGTAATGGAGCAATGTCTTGACTTTAAGCTCGTCCTGGATGACTGAGCTTTGTTCCTTATGTAGAAGGAAGCTCATTTCTTTCACATGAACCTTTGGAGACCTCTTACCTCATTTCAATGGGCCATAAAAAGGGAGTCTCTACCCCAAATTTTCCTGAAATGTGTGTTTATACAAATGCCTAAGGCAGTGGCCTCCAGCCCTGTTCCTTGTGAGCTGCTGCTTCGCTTATTTTCCAGCTATTACTAATTACTGGTCATCTGGAtgaggtgtgttcagtcaatcagaagcTCAGTCCAGCTAATCAGCAATTACTGGAGCGAGGTTAGCTACACAACAAGCAGGGCAGTAGCTCATAAGAAACATGGTTGGAGATGCCTGGtctaagatataaaaaaaataaataagtaaataaacaacttttttgagctGAATAAAAATCCCTCAGGACTAGAGCTACGTTCTCACGGGGCTTGTGGAATGCGTGTTTAAGGCATTTAGCAGCTTCTTGAATGCACGTTTActatatggtgttcacactgggaaCGCAGAGAggggttctttttctttttttttctatttactagctcatgtctgccacctacagttggaaaaggcttggtgctaaatgttgaagcggtgcaaatctcgcaaatctcgctccaggctttcCCTTTCACAGGGCTCTCGTATAATTCCGAATTATAATTTAAGGAAATGTCA is from Oryzias latipes chromosome 7, ASM223467v1 and encodes:
- the LOC101158610 gene encoding regulator of G-protein signaling 19 isoform X2, encoding MCLRKRSGYRPPDPINAKIYTGPIPAERGGELAMGGGRSETSALSGTGGGRGVTTQNSQRPNACCFCWCCCCSCSWNEEERRKRRRRWKKISQDNKMEPINCEACTKPSVEEIRLWSQSFDKLMRNPAGRNVFREFLRTEYSEENMLFWLACEDLKQEANKSAIEEKACSIYEDYISILSPKEVSLDARVREVINRKMQDPTPHTFEDAQLQIYTLMHRDSYPRFLSSNIYKALIHGGSRTSSES
- the LOC101158610 gene encoding regulator of G-protein signaling 17 isoform X3, with amino-acid sequence MADVLYTGPIPAERGGELAMGGGRSETSALSGTGGGRGVTTQNSQRPNACCFCWCCCCSCSCLTVRNEEERRKRRRRWKKISQDNKMEPINCEACTKPSVEEIRLWSQSFDKLMRNPAGRNVFREFLRTEYSEENMLFWLACEDLKQEANKSAIEEKACSIYEDYISILSPKEVSLDARVREVINRKMQDPTPHTFEDAQLQIYTLMHRDSYPRFLSSNIYKALIHGGSRTSSES
- the LOC101158610 gene encoding regulator of G-protein signaling 17 isoform X1 encodes the protein MCLRKRSGYRPPDPINAKIYTGPIPAERGGELAMGGGRSETSALSGTGGGRGVTTQNSQRPNACCFCWCCCCSCSCLTVRNEEERRKRRRRWKKISQDNKMEPINCEACTKPSVEEIRLWSQSFDKLMRNPAGRNVFREFLRTEYSEENMLFWLACEDLKQEANKSAIEEKACSIYEDYISILSPKEVSLDARVREVINRKMQDPTPHTFEDAQLQIYTLMHRDSYPRFLSSNIYKALIHGGSRTSSES
- the LOC101158610 gene encoding regulator of G-protein signaling 17 isoform X4, with protein sequence MGGGRSETSALSGTGGGRGVTTQNSQRPNACCFCWCCCCSCSCLTVRNEEERRKRRRRWKKISQDNKMEPINCEACTKPSVEEIRLWSQSFDKLMRNPAGRNVFREFLRTEYSEENMLFWLACEDLKQEANKSAIEEKACSIYEDYISILSPKEVSLDARVREVINRKMQDPTPHTFEDAQLQIYTLMHRDSYPRFLSSNIYKALIHGGSRTSSES